One Lacunisphaera limnophila DNA window includes the following coding sequences:
- the serA gene encoding phosphoglycerate dehydrogenase: MKILVADKISPKGVAFLRAQKGFEVVEAYGSSPAQILELVKDVHAIAVRSETKITAEVFAAAPLLKVVGRAGVGVDNVDVDAATERGVIVMNTPSGNTIATAELTFTHILCGARPVPQAAASMRDGKWDRKSFSGIELFKKTLGIVGLGRIGSEVAKRAQAFGMNVVAFDPYLSPTRAKAMQIEAVTLDQLLAQADYITVHMPLTEQTQYMIDEAALAKCKKGVRLFNCARGGIIKEAALIAGLKSGHVAAAGLDVFEEEPLAADSELRKFPNVSLTPHLGASTAEAQDAVGVEVAEQIADVLAGGVIRNAVNMPSLDAATLKIIGPYLELGSKLGTLVQQLATDRVEKLRISYWGKLLELDANAVIRAIQRGFLSRISSEGLNYINAPFVMDRLGVQVEVVKSNQETDYTELMLVEAVTAKGEVFSATGTLLGKASSPRIVALNGREVEAEPKGALLVYENHDEPGIIGMVGTLLGREKVNIAAMSLSRNNAGGTALCVVNLDSTPTEATVKELTSHRAIKQALVVNL; this comes from the coding sequence ATGAAAATCCTCGTTGCCGACAAGATCTCGCCCAAGGGAGTTGCCTTTCTGCGCGCGCAGAAGGGCTTTGAAGTAGTCGAGGCCTACGGCTCTTCCCCGGCCCAGATCCTGGAACTGGTGAAGGACGTGCACGCCATCGCCGTGCGGTCGGAAACCAAGATCACCGCCGAGGTGTTCGCGGCCGCCCCGTTGCTCAAGGTCGTGGGCCGCGCCGGCGTCGGCGTGGACAACGTCGACGTCGATGCCGCCACCGAGCGCGGTGTGATTGTGATGAACACGCCTTCCGGCAACACGATCGCCACCGCCGAGCTGACTTTCACGCACATCCTCTGCGGCGCCCGCCCGGTACCCCAGGCCGCGGCGTCCATGCGCGACGGCAAGTGGGATCGCAAGAGCTTCTCCGGCATCGAACTGTTCAAGAAGACCCTCGGCATCGTCGGCCTCGGCCGCATCGGCTCGGAGGTGGCGAAGCGCGCCCAGGCCTTCGGCATGAATGTCGTCGCCTTCGATCCCTACCTGTCGCCCACGCGCGCCAAGGCCATGCAGATCGAGGCCGTCACGCTCGACCAGCTCCTCGCCCAGGCCGATTACATCACGGTCCACATGCCGCTGACCGAGCAGACCCAGTACATGATCGACGAGGCCGCCCTCGCGAAGTGCAAGAAGGGCGTGCGCCTCTTCAACTGTGCCCGCGGTGGCATCATCAAGGAAGCGGCGCTCATCGCCGGCCTCAAGTCCGGCCACGTGGCCGCCGCCGGCCTCGACGTGTTCGAGGAGGAGCCGCTCGCCGCCGACAGCGAGCTGCGCAAGTTCCCGAATGTTTCCCTCACGCCGCACCTCGGCGCCTCGACCGCCGAGGCCCAGGACGCCGTGGGCGTGGAGGTCGCCGAGCAGATCGCCGACGTGCTCGCCGGCGGCGTGATTCGCAACGCCGTCAACATGCCGTCGCTCGACGCCGCGACCCTGAAGATCATCGGGCCTTACCTGGAGTTGGGCTCCAAGCTGGGCACGCTCGTCCAGCAGCTCGCCACCGACCGCGTGGAGAAGCTTCGCATTTCCTACTGGGGCAAGCTCCTTGAGCTCGATGCCAATGCCGTGATCCGCGCCATCCAGCGCGGTTTCCTCAGCCGCATCAGCAGCGAGGGCCTGAACTACATCAACGCCCCGTTCGTCATGGACCGCCTGGGCGTGCAGGTGGAGGTCGTGAAGTCCAACCAGGAGACGGACTACACCGAGCTCATGCTGGTCGAGGCGGTCACGGCCAAGGGCGAGGTCTTTTCCGCCACCGGCACGCTGCTGGGCAAGGCGAGCAGCCCGCGGATCGTCGCCCTCAACGGCCGCGAGGTCGAGGCCGAGCCGAAGGGCGCCCTGCTGGTCTACGAGAATCACGACGAGCCGGGCATCATCGGCATGGTCGGCACCCTGCTCGGCCGCGAGAAGGTGAACATCGCCGCCATGTCCCTGAGCCGTAACAACGCCGGCGGCACCGCCCTCTGCGTGGTGAATCTCGACAGCACGCCGACCGAGGCGACGGTTAAGGAGTTGACCAGTCATCGGGCCATCAAGCAGGCTCTGGTGGTCAACCTCTGA
- the plsY gene encoding glycerol-3-phosphate 1-O-acyltransferase PlsY: MSPVGLLVTTLIGYFLGSLPFGYLVARAYGVDIFKVGSGNPGATNVKRVLGEKFGPKGKRAGNLVFVLDAVKGAVAAAWPLLPGIVLAEERLLGLAGLIAAVLGHSFSCFTKFKGGKGVATAAGGLVVLMPVSCLVGALVWLLTFATTRYVSLGSILAAVAVPATSWFRLYQGKTSLPFSLVATALGLFVIIRHRENIKRLLAGTETKFVKKSPPAA, encoded by the coding sequence ATGTCACCAGTCGGGCTACTCGTCACCACGCTCATCGGCTATTTCCTCGGGTCACTGCCATTTGGCTACCTCGTGGCCCGGGCGTATGGCGTCGACATCTTCAAGGTCGGCAGCGGCAATCCCGGTGCCACCAACGTCAAGCGGGTGCTGGGCGAGAAGTTCGGCCCCAAGGGCAAGCGGGCGGGCAACCTCGTCTTCGTGCTCGATGCCGTGAAAGGCGCCGTCGCCGCCGCCTGGCCCCTACTGCCGGGCATCGTCCTGGCGGAGGAGCGCCTGCTCGGGCTTGCCGGCCTCATCGCCGCGGTGCTGGGACACTCGTTCTCCTGTTTTACCAAATTCAAGGGCGGGAAGGGGGTCGCGACTGCGGCCGGCGGCCTCGTGGTGTTGATGCCCGTTTCCTGTCTGGTGGGTGCGCTGGTGTGGCTGCTGACCTTCGCCACCACGCGTTATGTTTCGCTGGGCTCCATCCTGGCGGCCGTGGCGGTGCCGGCGACCAGCTGGTTCCGGCTCTACCAAGGCAAGACCTCGCTGCCCTTCAGCCTCGTGGCGACGGCGTTGGGACTTTTCGTGATCATCCGGCACCGGGAGAACATCAAGCGCCTGCTGGCCGGCACGGAGACCAAGTTCGTGAAAAAATCGCCGCCCGCGGCCTGA
- a CDS encoding aspartate kinase: MALIVQKYGGTSVGDIDRIKNVAQRIKKSRDEGHSLVVVVSARSGVTNELIAKAKAITDRPDTREMDMLLAIGEQETIALTAMALHAIGIPAVSYTGAQAGIFTDEVFTKAKIQKILPKPIQKDLKAGKVVIVAGFQGINETGQITTLGRGGSDLTAIALAAALKADVCQIFTDVDGVYTADPRIAKDAKKLTEISYDEMLELASLGSKVMQSRSVEFAKKYGVVFEVRSSFNHNPGTIVKEEVAYMEKVVVRGVAVDKDQAKVAITNVPDKPATAATIFKALADAAINVDMIVQNSSHTGGLADLTFTVQRDDATNAVRVLPAVLKQLGGGEVKAFDNIAKLSVVGVGMRTHAGVAATLFSALGALGVNIQLITTSEIKITVALDRAKADEAVRAAHAAFGLEK, translated from the coding sequence ATGGCTCTTATCGTCCAGAAATACGGCGGCACCTCGGTCGGCGACATCGACCGGATCAAGAACGTCGCGCAACGCATCAAGAAGTCCCGTGACGAGGGACACAGCCTCGTCGTCGTGGTCTCGGCCCGCTCCGGCGTCACCAACGAGCTGATCGCCAAGGCCAAGGCCATCACCGACCGGCCTGATACGCGCGAGATGGACATGCTGCTCGCCATCGGGGAGCAGGAAACCATCGCCCTGACGGCCATGGCCCTGCATGCCATCGGCATCCCGGCGGTGTCCTACACCGGCGCGCAGGCCGGCATTTTCACTGACGAGGTGTTCACCAAGGCCAAGATCCAGAAGATCCTGCCGAAGCCGATCCAGAAGGACCTCAAGGCCGGGAAGGTCGTCATCGTCGCCGGCTTTCAGGGCATCAATGAGACCGGCCAGATCACCACGCTGGGGCGGGGCGGCTCCGACCTCACGGCCATCGCGCTGGCCGCGGCGCTCAAGGCCGATGTCTGCCAGATTTTCACCGACGTCGACGGCGTTTACACCGCCGATCCGCGCATCGCCAAGGACGCGAAGAAGCTCACGGAGATCAGCTATGACGAGATGCTCGAGCTCGCCAGCCTCGGCTCGAAGGTCATGCAGTCCCGCTCCGTCGAGTTCGCCAAGAAATACGGCGTCGTGTTCGAGGTCCGCAGCAGTTTCAACCACAACCCAGGAACCATCGTGAAAGAAGAAGTCGCCTACATGGAAAAGGTCGTCGTGCGCGGTGTCGCCGTCGACAAGGACCAGGCCAAGGTCGCCATCACCAACGTGCCGGACAAACCCGCCACCGCGGCCACCATCTTCAAGGCCCTGGCCGATGCGGCCATCAACGTCGACATGATCGTCCAGAACAGCAGCCACACCGGCGGCCTGGCGGACCTGACCTTCACCGTCCAGCGGGACGACGCCACCAACGCCGTGCGCGTGCTCCCGGCCGTGCTCAAGCAGCTCGGCGGCGGCGAGGTGAAGGCCTTCGACAACATCGCCAAGCTCTCCGTGGTCGGCGTCGGCATGCGCACCCACGCCGGCGTGGCCGCCACGCTCTTCAGCGCCCTCGGGGCCCTGGGGGTGAACATCCAGCTCATCACCACCTCCGAGATCAAGATCACGGTCGCGCTGGACCGCGCCAAGGCCGACGAGGCCGTGCGCGCCGCCCACGCGGCCTTCGGGCTGGAGAAATAA
- the thrC gene encoding threonine synthase, which translates to MKYVSTRGQTDPVSFREAVAIGLAPDGGLFLPETLPDISPRLPGWRNLSYTELCAEFLGLFATDVPPEVLQQLIHRSYGAFTHPEIAPLRKIDDRLYVLELFHGPTLAFKDFALQFLGNLYGWECEQTGRTINVLGATSGDTGAAAIHGLLGKPKAASFILYPEGRVSPLQERQMTCTGAANVHAIAIDGSFDDAQRVLKDIFANKTFATQHRLSAVNSINIARVLAQSVYYLHAWLRLPEAERGNVEFVVPTGNFGNVFAGWLLQQMGVPVMGYKVATNRNDILHRLFTTAEYRSGEVHPSLAPSMDIQVASNFERFLYYALDENPTRVNNVMAQIKATGAYRFDLLNRSLFSSSSASDDEITSLIRRVYERYRYIVDPHTACAFKDINPQRISIVLATAHPAKFPAAIRDAIGQEPTSPVLEVLKTRPVVKHRLPAEAEAIKAFIAQRAI; encoded by the coding sequence ATGAAATACGTCTCCACCCGCGGCCAGACCGATCCCGTATCCTTCCGTGAGGCGGTCGCCATTGGCCTTGCCCCCGATGGCGGGCTGTTCCTGCCGGAGACGCTGCCGGATATCTCGCCCCGGCTGCCGGGCTGGCGGAACCTCAGCTACACCGAGCTGTGCGCCGAGTTTCTCGGCCTGTTCGCGACGGATGTTCCGCCGGAGGTCCTGCAGCAGCTGATCCACCGCTCCTACGGCGCTTTCACCCACCCCGAGATCGCGCCCTTGCGCAAGATCGACGACCGGCTCTACGTGCTCGAGCTGTTCCACGGCCCCACGCTGGCCTTCAAGGATTTTGCCCTGCAGTTCCTGGGCAACCTGTATGGCTGGGAGTGCGAGCAGACGGGCCGGACCATCAACGTGCTCGGCGCCACCTCCGGCGACACCGGGGCGGCGGCCATCCACGGCCTGCTGGGCAAGCCGAAGGCCGCCAGCTTCATCCTCTATCCCGAGGGCCGCGTGTCGCCGCTGCAGGAGCGGCAGATGACCTGCACCGGCGCGGCCAACGTGCACGCCATCGCGATCGACGGCAGCTTTGACGACGCCCAGCGCGTGCTGAAGGACATCTTCGCCAACAAGACCTTCGCCACCCAGCACCGGCTGTCGGCGGTGAACTCGATCAACATCGCGCGCGTGCTGGCGCAATCGGTCTACTACCTCCACGCCTGGCTGCGCCTGCCCGAGGCCGAGCGCGGCAACGTGGAATTCGTCGTCCCGACCGGCAATTTCGGCAATGTGTTCGCGGGCTGGCTGCTCCAGCAGATGGGCGTGCCCGTGATGGGCTACAAGGTGGCCACGAACCGCAACGACATCCTGCACCGGCTCTTCACCACCGCCGAGTACCGCAGCGGCGAGGTTCATCCCAGCCTCGCGCCCTCAATGGACATCCAGGTGGCCTCGAACTTCGAACGCTTCCTGTATTATGCGCTCGATGAGAACCCCACGCGCGTGAACAACGTGATGGCCCAGATCAAGGCCACCGGCGCCTACCGGTTCGACCTGCTCAACCGCTCGCTCTTCAGCTCCTCGTCCGCTTCCGACGATGAGATCACGTCCCTCATCCGCCGGGTATACGAGCGGTACCGTTACATCGTTGATCCCCACACGGCCTGCGCCTTCAAGGACATCAACCCGCAGCGCATCAGCATCGTGCTCGCGACGGCGCACCCGGCCAAGTTTCCGGCCGCCATTCGCGACGCCATCGGGCAGGAGCCGACCTCGCCGGTCCTGGAGGTGCTCAAGACGCGTCCGGTGGTGAAGCATCGCCTGCCCGCCGAGGCGGAGGCGATCAAAGCCTTCATCGCGCAGCGCGCGATCTAG
- a CDS encoding acyl-CoA desaturase — protein sequence MKLNLPFDRINWVNSSFLMGTALVTCTVVPWYLWHYGVDAFQVAMFFAFFIATGLSITLGYHRLFAHNAFQARWPVRLATLIFGAAAFENCALAWVSDHRRHHKHVDHDDDPYDISKGFWHAHIGWILFKLDPPPPWDNVLDLRKDRLVMLQQRFYVAIAVGFGFVLPALLGYLHSGWAGALGGFLLAGVARTTAVQHMTFFINSLCHTIGSQPYSNKCSARDSWLMAIFTFGEGYHNYHHEFQHDYRNGVKWWQWDPTKWTIWTLEKVGLVRGLRRVSEDKILLAQLTDARRRLAVSLACPVVSRNEKLHQLLQASDAKLHELGERWSALKLEYTEKATALRAEYADRANAHFEEARAALEEMRREVRQATRLLKHAGAAA from the coding sequence GTGAAACTCAACCTTCCCTTCGATCGCATCAACTGGGTCAATAGCTCGTTCCTCATGGGAACCGCGCTGGTGACCTGCACGGTCGTGCCGTGGTACTTGTGGCATTACGGCGTGGACGCCTTCCAGGTGGCGATGTTCTTCGCCTTCTTCATCGCGACGGGCCTCAGCATCACGCTGGGTTATCACCGCCTCTTCGCCCACAACGCCTTCCAGGCCCGCTGGCCGGTCCGCCTGGCGACCCTCATCTTCGGCGCGGCCGCCTTTGAGAACTGTGCGCTGGCCTGGGTTTCGGATCACCGTCGCCACCACAAGCACGTGGACCACGACGATGATCCCTATGATATCTCCAAGGGTTTCTGGCACGCCCACATCGGCTGGATCCTCTTCAAGCTCGATCCGCCGCCCCCGTGGGACAACGTCCTCGACCTGCGCAAGGACCGCCTGGTGATGCTGCAGCAGCGTTTCTACGTGGCCATCGCGGTCGGTTTCGGCTTCGTCCTGCCGGCCCTGCTCGGCTACCTCCACAGCGGCTGGGCGGGTGCCCTCGGCGGCTTCCTGCTCGCCGGCGTGGCGCGCACGACGGCGGTCCAGCACATGACCTTTTTCATCAACTCGCTGTGCCACACGATCGGCAGCCAGCCGTATTCGAACAAGTGCAGCGCCCGCGACAGCTGGCTCATGGCCATCTTCACCTTCGGCGAGGGCTACCATAACTATCACCACGAGTTTCAGCACGACTACCGCAACGGCGTGAAGTGGTGGCAGTGGGATCCGACCAAGTGGACGATCTGGACCCTGGAGAAGGTCGGCCTCGTGCGCGGTTTGCGCCGCGTCTCCGAGGACAAGATCCTGCTCGCGCAGCTGACCGACGCCCGCCGCCGGCTGGCCGTGTCGCTCGCCTGCCCGGTGGTGAGCCGCAACGAGAAGCTGCACCAGCTGCTCCAGGCCTCCGACGCCAAGCTGCATGAGCTGGGTGAGCGCTGGTCGGCCTTGAAGCTGGAATACACGGAGAAGGCTACGGCGCTGCGCGCGGAGTACGCCGATCGCGCCAACGCCCACTTCGAGGAAGCGCGGGCTGCGCTCGAGGAAATGCGCCGCGAGGTGCGCCAGGCCACCCGCCTGCTCAAGCACGCGGGCGCCGCCGCCTGA